In Patescibacteria group bacterium, the following are encoded in one genomic region:
- a CDS encoding thioredoxin domain-containing protein — MNGQTPNYPTKIKRWYKKWWGVVILIILAIFLIFGSAITFQVAQILWKFNKGEITVEEIIGKSTNDLDEIRKKVESTDDPFLGPKDAPVTIVEFGDFACPITKQMVPVLKQLRELYPQQVKIIYRDYPIVSQDSITAANAAACAYEQGAPIFWTFHDQLFAGQDNLTEDNMVAIAKNMGINTQRFYQCFTARTHQKEIKEDMDTGLNLNLKGTPVFFINGNMVTGLQPIESWKKAIDYLIKQNAIK; from the coding sequence ATGAACGGACAAACTCCAAATTATCCGACAAAAATTAAACGCTGGTATAAAAAATGGTGGGGGGTTGTAATATTAATAATTTTAGCCATTTTCTTGATATTTGGCTCGGCCATAACTTTTCAAGTGGCTCAAATTCTCTGGAAATTCAATAAGGGAGAAATAACCGTCGAAGAAATAATCGGTAAAAGTACCAACGATCTGGATGAAATCAGAAAAAAGGTTGAATCAACAGATGATCCTTTCTTGGGACCGAAAGACGCGCCTGTCACTATTGTCGAATTTGGCGACTTTGCCTGTCCAATTACCAAACAAATGGTACCGGTATTGAAACAACTCCGCGAATTATATCCCCAACAAGTAAAAATTATCTACCGTGACTACCCGATAGTCTCCCAAGACAGTATTACGGCCGCAAACGCGGCAGCTTGCGCCTATGAACAAGGTGCCCCGATTTTTTGGACTTTTCACGATCAGCTTTTTGCCGGTCAAGATAATCTGACCGAAGACAACATGGTGGCAATAGCAAAAAATATGGGAATTAACACCCAACGGTTTTATCAGTGCTTTACCGCCCGTACCCACCAAAAAGAAATAAAAGAAGATATGGATACCGGTCTAAATCTTAACTTAAAAGGAACTCCGGTATTTTTTATCAATGGCAATATGGTTACCGGTTTGCAGCCGATAGAAAGCTGGAAAAAAGCGATTGACTATCTAATAAAACAAAATGCTATTAAATAA
- a CDS encoding pyruvate ferredoxin oxidoreductase subunit gamma, with protein MIFIRIHGRGGQGAVTGAELLAIAAFKQGKYSQAFPFFGVERQGAPVEAYCRIDDKKITIRSQASQPDFVIIQDPTLLANQQVFAGIKKNTLFLINSEKKPSALDLPTNISAKTIPATKIALKYLGKPIINTSLLGAFAGATKLISIDALKKAITEKFSEKSKEITEKNIAAAQEAYNLVLKN; from the coding sequence ATGATTTTTATCAGGATACACGGTCGTGGCGGTCAAGGCGCGGTTACCGGCGCCGAGCTACTGGCAATAGCCGCTTTTAAACAAGGAAAGTATTCTCAGGCGTTTCCTTTTTTTGGTGTCGAGCGTCAAGGCGCGCCAGTCGAAGCTTATTGCCGGATTGATGACAAAAAAATTACCATTCGCAGCCAAGCATCACAACCCGACTTTGTTATCATCCAAGATCCGACTCTTCTTGCCAACCAGCAGGTTTTTGCCGGGATTAAAAAAAATACCTTGTTTTTAATCAATTCGGAAAAAAAACCATCGGCGCTAGATCTGCCGACGAATATTTCGGCAAAAACTATTCCGGCGACCAAAATCGCCTTGAAGTACTTGGGTAAACCGATTATTAACACTAGTTTACTCGGCGCTTTTGCCGGGGCGACAAAACTAATTAGTATTGATGCCTTAAAAAAAGCAATTACTGAAAAATTTTCAGAAAAATCAAAAGAAATAACCGAGAAAAATATTGCAGCGGCGCAGGAAGCGTATAACCTAGTATTAAAAAATTAA
- a CDS encoding 4Fe-4S binding protein: MKYTPSTPAGQSKKNKTGSWRTYRPVFLHEKCVGCGICQKVCPEGVVYATGKANKTGKIYRECDLEYCKGCGLCAKNCPFAAITMEMEIK, encoded by the coding sequence ATGAAATACACTCCTTCTACCCCGGCGGGGCAAAGTAAAAAAAATAAAACCGGATCTTGGCGCACTTACCGACCGGTCTTTCTCCATGAAAAATGCGTTGGCTGCGGGATTTGCCAAAAAGTCTGCCCGGAAGGAGTTGTCTATGCTACTGGCAAAGCCAATAAAACGGGAAAAATCTACCGTGAGTGCGATCTGGAATATTGCAAAGGTTGCGGTCTTTGCGCCAAAAACTGCCCTTTTGCCGCAATAACCATGGAAATGGAAATAAAATAA
- a CDS encoding pilin → MPMIVFGQSSTDVTVEDVSSVFLSNAGYQGYLSDSENRPLSMIVMVLQTFFTVLGVIFLIIILYAGFRWLTAGGNDEQVGAAKKLIMNSVIGLVIIFLAYIITIAMLVWFTPDVYNANYRSSDGLINGGNITF, encoded by the coding sequence ATGCCGATGATTGTTTTCGGGCAATCTTCTACCGATGTTACCGTCGAAGACGTGTCGTCGGTTTTTTTGAGTAACGCCGGGTATCAAGGATATTTATCGGATTCGGAAAACCGTCCGCTTTCTATGATAGTGATGGTGCTACAAACGTTTTTTACGGTATTGGGCGTGATATTTTTAATAATTATTTTGTACGCTGGTTTTCGCTGGCTTACTGCCGGCGGTAATGACGAGCAGGTTGGGGCCGCAAAAAAGTTGATTATGAATTCAGTGATTGGTTTGGTGATCATATTTTTAGCATATATCATAACTATTGCCATGCTGGTTTGGTTTACTCCCGATGTTTACAACGCCAACTACCGCAGTTCCGACGGTCTTATTAACGGCGGCAATATTACGTTTTAA
- a CDS encoding pilin — protein MYMFKKIIIISVLLFVGISVILPAYAFAQGGDETAPNLQNLNASLVNVGKTGYQATTDYSSDSIYKIIGAVVTFCVSLVGVVVTIFIIYGGWLWMTASGNEDKVKEAQGIIKNSVIALVIIFAAWLLTQTVIGFFGGSQV, from the coding sequence ATGTACATGTTTAAAAAAATCATTATCATTTCGGTTTTACTGTTTGTTGGTATATCGGTTATTTTACCTGCTTATGCGTTTGCTCAGGGCGGCGATGAAACTGCGCCAAACCTGCAAAATTTAAATGCCAGTCTGGTAAATGTTGGTAAAACCGGTTATCAAGCCACTACTGATTATTCTTCCGATTCTATTTATAAAATTATTGGCGCAGTGGTAACGTTTTGCGTTTCCTTGGTTGGGGTGGTGGTTACTATTTTTATTATTTATGGCGGTTGGCTGTGGATGACCGCTTCTGGCAACGAAGACAAAGTAAAAGAGGCGCAAGGAATAATAAAAAATTCCGTTATCGCGTTAGTTATTATTTTTGCGGCTTGGCTTTTGACACAAACCGTTATTGGGTTTTTTGGCGGTTCGCAAGTATAA